The Providencia sp. PROV188 genome includes a region encoding these proteins:
- a CDS encoding flavodoxin — MSKIGIFVGTVYGNALAVAEVAQEIFEQQGHEVAVFEEPTLADWQVYNAGEGVALVISSTTGQGDIPDTIAPLFYEIKDVVGYQPELKYGVIALGDSSYENFCGAGKQFDELLAEQSGSRIGDVLFIDATEVEEPEEFAKVWLQSWADLL, encoded by the coding sequence GTGTCCAAAATCGGAATTTTTGTCGGAACAGTGTATGGCAACGCATTAGCGGTTGCGGAAGTGGCGCAAGAGATCTTCGAACAGCAAGGTCATGAAGTGGCAGTGTTTGAGGAGCCAACGCTAGCGGATTGGCAAGTCTATAATGCGGGGGAAGGCGTTGCTCTGGTGATCTCTTCCACTACCGGACAAGGTGATATTCCCGATACCATTGCGCCTCTTTTTTATGAAATTAAAGATGTTGTCGGCTATCAACCTGAATTGAAATATGGCGTGATTGCCTTAGGTGATAGCAGCTATGAGAACTTCTGCGGAGCGGGTAAACAGTTTGATGAGTTATTAGCTGAGCAATCTGGCAGCCGTATTGGCGATGTGTTGTTTATTGATGCCACTGAAGTGGAAGAGCCGGAAGAGTTCGCCAAAGTGTGGTTACAATCTTGGGCGGATTTGCTGTAA
- a CDS encoding DUF3461 family protein — protein MYDNLKSLGISNPQDIDRYSLRQEANNDILKIYFRKDKGEFFAKSVKFKYPRQRKTVAATDGSNNFKEINEINTNLRYVIEELDQICQNDQTDVDLKHKILDDLRHLEHVVSNKIAEIEADLEKLTRK, from the coding sequence ATGTACGATAATTTGAAAAGTTTAGGTATCAGCAATCCGCAAGATATCGACCGCTATTCCCTGCGCCAAGAAGCTAATAACGATATTTTAAAAATTTACTTTCGCAAAGATAAAGGCGAGTTTTTCGCTAAAAGCGTGAAATTTAAGTACCCACGCCAGCGTAAAACTGTTGCAGCAACTGATGGCAGCAACAACTTCAAAGAAATTAACGAAATCAATACTAACTTACGTTATGTGATTGAAGAACTAGACCAAATTTGTCAAAACGACCAAACAGATGTTGATTTAAAACACAAAATTTTGGATGACCTGCGTCATTTAGAACACGTTGTGTCCAATAAAATCGCAGAAATTGAAGCGGATCTCGAGAAACTTACTCGTAAATAG
- the dapD gene encoding 2,3,4,5-tetrahydropyridine-2,6-dicarboxylate N-succinyltransferase, with product MQQLQTIIEQAFEDRASITPNTVTPTVKQAVMETIALLDSGKLRVAEKIAGVWVTHQWLKKAVLLSFRIHDNQVIEGAESRYFDKVPMKFADYDKARFEREGFRVVPPAAVRQGAYIAKNSVLMPSYVNIGAYVDEGTMVDTWATVGSCAQIGKNVHLSGGVGIGGVLEPLQANPTIIEDNCFIGARSEVVEGVIVEEGSVISMGVYLGQSTKIYDRETGEIFYGRVPAGSVVVSGNLPSKDGSYSLYCAVIVKKVDEKTRGKVGINELLRSIDE from the coding sequence ATGCAACAATTACAAACAATTATTGAGCAAGCATTCGAAGATCGCGCATCCATTACCCCGAATACTGTCACGCCAACAGTCAAACAAGCCGTGATGGAAACCATCGCTTTATTAGATAGCGGTAAACTGCGTGTTGCAGAAAAAATTGCGGGTGTTTGGGTCACTCACCAGTGGCTGAAAAAAGCAGTTTTATTATCTTTCCGTATTCATGATAACCAAGTCATCGAAGGCGCTGAAAGCCGCTATTTTGATAAAGTTCCAATGAAATTTGCAGATTACGACAAAGCTCGCTTTGAACGTGAAGGCTTCCGTGTTGTTCCACCAGCAGCCGTACGCCAAGGGGCTTATATCGCCAAAAACAGTGTATTGATGCCATCTTACGTCAACATCGGTGCGTATGTTGATGAAGGAACAATGGTTGATACATGGGCAACAGTCGGTTCTTGTGCCCAAATTGGTAAAAACGTTCACCTTTCTGGTGGCGTCGGCATCGGTGGTGTTCTGGAGCCATTACAAGCAAACCCAACAATTATCGAAGATAACTGCTTTATCGGCGCACGTTCTGAAGTGGTTGAAGGCGTGATTGTTGAAGAAGGTTCCGTGATTTCTATGGGCGTTTATCTGGGTCAAAGCACCAAGATCTATGACCGTGAAACGGGTGAAATCTTCTATGGTCGCGTACCTGCGGGCTCCGTTGTTGTTTCTGGCAACTTACCGTCCAAAGATGGTAGCTACAGCCTGTACTGCGCCGTGATCGTGAAAAAAGTCGATGAAAAAACCCGCGGTAAAGTCGGTATCAATGAGTTATTAAGAAGTATTGATGAGTAA